From the genome of Lutra lutra chromosome 8, mLutLut1.2, whole genome shotgun sequence:
tagttataaattaatgtcctcttttttctttttcttactatatCAGGAACACTTCGGGCCATTTGGACATAAAAGGAGCTACtgagttgagagagagagagagactgctgAGCCTGAGTCTCATCAGACTCACGCACTGACTTGTGAAAAGCTGGTTGGAATTTACTTCTTAATTTATTCCTCGGGTGTTCAGAATCTGGAAGTAGGAATTATATAAATCATGCCGCTTTAGCAAAATCAGGACAAAATGGCTTTTCAGATCTTTTATTAAGGCTTTCCTAAGATTATCATGAAATAAGCAACTTGaaagagagcgaaagagagatcTCCAAAAAAGTTTATTAGCCCACGCTGAGTTTCCTAATGAACCTCCGTGAAACAGAAGTTGATTTCTACGCATTTTGACTCTAAAAGAACGACACAGAAAATGTAAAAGCGTCTGCCGAAGACTCATGCAAAGCCACAACGATTGTCGTCTGCAGGCCACGCGTTTGGAAGAGGCTTTCCGCTTGGAAAGCTCTGACCAGCGCATCCgtggggccagggaggaggccTGGGCCGCCGCTCCCGGCAGCGAGCGACCTTCCGGCGCAGGCTCCGCACTCCCCCACTCCGCGCCGGGCCAGGGGGTACGGACACCGCACCCCGCGGCTCTCGAGCGCCCCTGGGCCGGGGCCCACGCCCGCCCCGGCCGCATCCCCGCCCTCTCCCGCCGCCGCCCACGCCCCGTCGCGGGGGGCTGGGCAGGAGGCGGGCAGCTGGCCCGCCCCAAGACCCTTTAAAGCGTCGCGGGCGAGGGCTGGGCGCGATAAGCTCATCGGTGTAGAGAGCTGCTCCGAGCCCAGCGCTCAGGGCTGCCCTTCGCCCGCCGGCGGGGCGGCGCTGTCGGCCGGGGCGGGCGCTCCGGGCTCCCCGACGCCTCCTGTTTGCCGCGGCCGCGCCACCCCGCTCTGTCCTGCCAGTCCCGGGCGTCCCTGCCATGCGCCCAGGCTAGTGCTCACAGGGCGCAGCGCCGAACCCGGCCGCGCCCTCCGCCGGCTCCAGCCGCCCGCTCCCGCCGCCGGCATGCTGCGCCCACTGCTGCTCGCGGCGTTCTGCCTGGCCGGCCGGCTCGAAACCACCCGCGGCTGCCAGCTGCCCTCCGAGTGGAGACCCCTGAGCGAGGGCTGCCGCGCGGAGCTGGCCGAGATCATCGTGTACGCCAAGGTGCTGGCGCTGCACCAGGAGGTGCACGGCCTGTACAACTACCTGCCGTGGCAGTACGAGGCCAGCGACGCGGGGCTCTTCTACTCGGCCGAGATCGAGATGCTGTGCGACCAGGCGTGGGGCAGCATGCTCGAGGTGCCTGCAGGCTCCAGACTCAACCTCACCGGCCTGGGCTACTTCTCATGTCACTCCCACACCGTGGTCCAGGACTACtcctatttcttcttcctcaggtgAGCGCGGCACCTCCCGCCcacacctcctcctccagctATTTCATGACCTCCCGAGGGCACCGTTATCTGGAGCCAGTCCCGGAACAACAGGGAATCCTGTCCGTGCCATTCAGGAATAAGCCTTGggctccttttccttcctctttattctctccttctccgTGGGACGTCTGACAAAGGTCCTGGGTGCATTTGGCTAAggctgttaaaaacaaacaaaacaggtttGATTTCTGTGCTTAAAGCGTAGAAGATTGTTTCAGGCAAAAGCCCAAGGTGGTTTCCAAAAATCCATTTGACTCTTCTCCTTTAAATGTATACTTTTAATTGGATTCCCTGGAAGTAGCTTGGGATGgtgaggaggggggaaaaaaaacctcaaattttGAAATCAGACTCGTTGGAATTCTGGCTCTGCTCCTCCTgcgatttttcttttctttttttttttttttttttttttttttagaaaattgtcTTTTGAAGAACCTCCCTGTCCTCACTTCCATAATGTGAGAAACAAGCTCGGTTGAGACTAGCGCACAATTACGCAGAACACCTGGTGCAGGTTAGATGCGGAAGGAATAGTCCCTCTTTTCCCCACCTGCTGAAATGCCAAGATAGGCATGGTGTGGAATGCAGCCCAGCTGTTTTTGTTTCACTCTTTATCCACCACCATCGGACCTCAGCGCTGGGCTTTGCAAAATAGCAAAGGTTTCTGTGGGGGCCTTCTGGCGGGGTGTCTGGTTCAGAGTGCTTTGAAGAGTATAGGTGAAAGAGGCAGGCGGTGCTCTCTGACTGGAGGCTCCTGGAATCTTGTTAAGTTCCATGAAAGTTGGCCTGCAGTCAAGACGGAATTCACGTGTATAAGAATTCAGTCGATGGGTTTGCAGTTTGAAATGGAGAACAGGTGGAACCCTGAATGCATTGGCTGTCTCCAGTTGAATCAGGGTGGTATAGAACAGCTGAGAGAAGCCTTGAACTAGAATGTAACCTCCATATTAAACTAGTGAGGGAATTAATCCGCAGTTGAGACTGGTAATGGTTCCAGTTTTCCCAGTCTGTGAAGAGGCAGCAAGGACAGTTGGAATGACTGTGACCCCAGTCCGCAGATTCAATTTTAGTTCTTGAGACTTCACATCCTGCTgagaacgaaaaaaaaaaaaagtaagatgcaCCCGGGGGGCATTCATAAGCTCATGGCAACACATGTTTCCCGTATTGAAGCCAGAACCTCTAAGTTTAGAATACGTGGCGTGCTTCGTGTTGGCTTGAGTGGTTTAGTGagattaagttgttttttttttctctaattgctGAGGAAGTATAGTTTCTAAATAAAGTCAGCAAGGAGATAGTATCCTTGATGCAAAGAAACTTAACTCTGCTTTTTCGTGTATTTCCCTAGGAAGGACACTGAGACCCCagctataaaacttttataatcactgaaactttcttttccaaagaaaaaaaaagagctggagaaCTTAAGCAGACATGATTTTTCCCctgatttttatcatgaaagagcTTTGTCCGGTGGCTGTGTGGTGGTCAGCCAGCTCTCTCATCTTTCCCTCTGACATATTTACAAAAAGTTAGGGCAGAAATACAGAGTCAACTGGTAGTCTGACAGATTTCCATTTCACAGGGCTGTGTTGCCCTGAAGTGTGTTAACAGCCGCATACAAATCATTCCTCCCCTGTTATTCTGGGACCCAGTGAGATGAGAACAGATTCTGGGCAGTGTCACAGGGGAAAGTGGCAGTGGAGGCTCCCTGATGAGGCCTCCATCCCTTCTTTGTACTGAAGGGTAACTTTGACCTCCTCTCCCTCTAcgggatttctttctctttccaacaCCGTTTACTCTGAGCTCTATAACAATGTTAAGATCTCTACCGTACTCACTCTGTGCCAGCTACTTGATCTAGTGCAGTCCTTCCACCACCAGCAAGAAGGTGTTAATCTCTTTTTACAGACTGGAATAGTGAAGCTTAGCTAATAGAGGAAATTCAGCTCTTGACAGATAGAAGAGCAGTAGCAATGGCAGGATTCGAACCTGGGTCATTAGAACTGGCTTTCCTTTGGTCAAGAAACGAGGAACACCCAGTGAGAAAGAAGGCCACTTGGGAGATCTACAAGTAGACAAACCTATatgcacaccccacccccacaaccctTCACCCAAACTCCCCTTTGGGAAAACCTTAAGGATAGCCTCCTCTAATGTGAGGCAgagaaacatttagaaatggTAAGTCCTTGAATGAGAGCCACGTGAGAACTAGTGTAATGGCGAGATTGCCAGTCTTTACAACTCTTGATGAAAGCTGGTATGCCCTATGGCTGTCCAGTCTAGAGTtgagatatttccttttttccccattaggATGGATGAGAATTACAATCTCTTGCCTCACGGAGTCAATTTCCAGGATGCCATCTTTCCGGACACTCAAGAGAACCGAAGGATGTTTTCCAGTCTTTTCCAGTTTTCGAACTGTTCTCAGGGGCAGCAACTGGCAACTTTTTCCAGCGACTGGGAGATCCAGGAAGACAATAGGGTAAGAATTGGCTGTTCCCTGTGTCACAGCAAAATAACAGACTAGCTACAAGTTGTCTGAATTTTATGACCAAAGGAGTCAAGTGTATTCTTCCAGAAGCCCAGACCAAAGAGTATTATCCTTCCTGTTAccctgcagttaaaaaaaaaaaagttaaaaaaagaacactgttCATAAACTGGATTCCTGGGGCTTGACTAGTTGGTTGGGATTCCTCATAAAGTGAGAGAACAGATGGAATGAAGTTTGGCacacagcctcagtttcctctcctgtaaaatggaaacaatctacATCATAGAGTTGATGCAATATGATTtaacactgttaaaaaaaaaagtaaaaaaatgaaaatgttaaagcCTTTAACTTAGTGACTGACAAAGTACTCAGTACCTGAGAGCCGTTATGACTATTATATCATTACTCTTATTGATGGCATAATCTAGGGACTCTTCTAAGGGTGAAGAGAAAGTCCTCAAGGAAATGGTTGTCTTAGCTAACATATCCATGATCGTTAACTCTAGTGATGAAGACTTCAGAGGTACAGGGTGGCCAAAGCAGGCTGGAATGTAAGAGTTAAGataatctgaaaatataaaaaggatctGCCCATCTGAGACCGATGCCAGAGCTGGGAGATTTTAAAGACTGTCCCTTTCCCAAATGGCCTTGCTATACTTGAGCTAGGATGATTGTAGGACTGGGACTGTAGAGGAAGTGGCCAGGCCCAGTCTCCCATCTGAGATGTTTTTAGGGCAGTGTGACAGATGGTTGGGAGATTCTCATGTGGGGTTTTAGGTATCCAATAGGACAAGGACTATCTTGATGGATTGATGAAATAGTTTGCACATGTTAAGTGGCTCACATGGGTCCCCAGATCTAGAAGTGTTAAAATGGTAGTggagtttctcttcctcctcctcttccaaccAGTAGCTACTGTTGCTTGTTTCTTATAAATGTTAGAGCATTTTCACCCAAAAGATAATTCAAACTTGTATTATTTACTGTAGTCTTTGACACAAATGGCAGCCCACCATGCACACTTGGCTATATGTTGCTTTTATTCGCAAGTAGATCTTGAAGATTTTTTCTACATCAATACGGATAAAGTTGCCTTACAGGCTGTGTAGCGTGTTCCGTTGTGTGCATATGTCGCAATATATTTAATCAAGTCCTCTGTTAATAGGTGACTAGGTTGGTTTCCAGTATGTTATTCCAAAGAGTGTGGACATGTAGGATATTATACATACCTCATTTGGTAGGACTGCAAGTGTCTAATCTTTAGCCAATATTGTGTGTCTACTATACAGCAGCTACTGTATTAGATGCTAGTTTTTCAATGTTGAAAACCTTCCACCACCAGCAAGAAGGtgttattctcttctttttacgGACTGGAATAGTGAAGCTTAGCTAATTGAGGAAATTCAACTCTTGGCAGATAGGGGAGCAGTAGCAATGGCAAAAATACAAAGTCCCTGGTCTcctgaaggctgagtaatattccattgtgtatatggactacGTCTTCTTTATGCATTTGTCTATCGAAGGGCATCTccactctttccacagtttggctattgtggacatttctgctgtgaacattggaTGCATATGGCccttttcacttcatctgtatctttgggtggatattaaggagggcatgtattgcatggagtgctgggtgttatacacaaacaatgaatcatggaatattacatcagaaactaatgatgtactgtatggtgactaatataacataataaaaaaataagaaattttaaaaaatgagctcatggggtgcctgggtggctcagtgggttaagcctctgcagctcaggtcatgatcccagggtcctgggatcgagccctgcatggggctctctgctcagcagggagcctgcttccccctctctctctgcctgcctctctgcctacttgtgatctctcactctgtcaaataaataaaatcttaaaaaaaaactcctatgGTAATTGTCTTACTCTCACTTATTTCACGTTACATAATGCACTCAAGGTCCATCCTTCATCCATTGTTGGAAATGGCAGGATCTCCTTTATGAAGGCTAAGTAAtctttgtgcatatatataccacagtttctttatcccttcatctgtcagTGAACATGTAGGTTGTTTCCCTGTCTTGGCTATTGGGAAAAATGCTTCACTGAACGTGGGAATGCAACTAAGCCTTCAAGGTACTGATATCATCCAGTTTGGgtttatacccagaagtgggattgctgggtcatttggtagttctatttttagtttaagGAAGGTCCATACTGTTTCAGCTGTATGAAGTTTACATTCGCACCAACACTGTTTGAGGGACCtacctcttctccacatccttgccaacacgtgGTAT
Proteins encoded in this window:
- the CCDC3 gene encoding coiled-coil domain-containing protein 3 codes for the protein MLRPLLLAAFCLAGRLETTRGCQLPSEWRPLSEGCRAELAEIIVYAKVLALHQEVHGLYNYLPWQYEASDAGLFYSAEIEMLCDQAWGSMLEVPAGSRLNLTGLGYFSCHSHTVVQDYSYFFFLRMDENYNLLPHGVNFQDAIFPDTQENRRMFSSLFQFSNCSQGQQLATFSSDWEIQEDNRLMCSSVQKALFEEEDHVKKLQQKVATLEKRNKQLRDRVKKVKRSLRQARKNGRHLELVNQKLSEKLAAAAGALPHINALGQEPPGATYLRG